GTGTAGGTAGCCTCCACCTGCTCAAAATAGACGCCGCGCTTGCGGCAGACCCAAGCTAGGACGCTCAGGAACTCGCCCCAGGCGGCGTCGAGCGTTTGCTTGCCGAACTGGCTGCGGGCAAGTGCCTTAAGGTTGAGCGCCTCGGCATATAGCAATCGTAGACTACACGTGAACGAAACAAATCTATTGAGGTAACCCCGAGATCGGCTCAAACAGGGGGTTATGTCTCTTGGCACCAGGAATGCCAACTCGTTCACGAATCAAGTGGTTTTGCTATAGTTAGCCGCCCTAAAGGGCGGGGCTTGTATCCCGCTAGCTTCGGTTAGCGGCAGGTTGCGCGCCGTGTAGGGCACGATCAGCGCCAGGTCGTTATTGCCCAAATCCAGCGCGCGCACGAGCTCGAACAGCCCCAAAAACAGCAGGACGTAGGGAAACAGCACCACGATCGGCACGCCAACGACATAGAACCGGCGGCCGGGGAAGTTGAGCCGCGCCAGGGCGTAGGCCGCCGACGCACCGGTCGCCAGGCACAGGCCGGTCGCGTAGGCTTTCCTTTTGTAGGCGATCGCCGCAACCTGCGTCCTGAGCGGCTTTACAGATCGTCATTAGCCGGCGGCGCGGCTGCCTCCAGCAGGGCCTGCCGGTAGCGGGCATCCGCCTGGCGATCGGTGGGGACCTCCAGCACGCGCAGGCCGGTCTCGGGGAGCGGGTTGAGGGCTTCCTGCAGCCGCTGCCAGCTGGCAATCCGCTCGTGCACCACGCCGTAGGCGGCACACAGATCCGCTAGCGCCACGGGTTGGGGCGTAGCAAAGTAGTCCTCGAACGGCGGCTCGAATCCGGCGATGGGCAGCCCCTCAAAAATCCCGCCCCCGCCGTTGGCAATGGCAACCACCGTCAGGTGCCCTACCCAGCGATTGCGCTGCAGCCAGCCGTTGGTGTCGTGCAGCAGCGCCAGGTCGCCGGTGAGCAAGGCGCTGGGGAGCTGGCGGTGGGCCAGGCCCAGCGCCGTGGAGAGGGTGCCGTCGATACCGTTGGCCCCGCGGTTGCAAAACGG
Above is a genomic segment from Cyanobacteria bacterium QS_8_64_29 containing:
- a CDS encoding transposase, with the translated sequence MLYAEALNLKALARSQFGKQTLDAAWGEFLSVLAWVCRKRGVYFEQVEATYT